A window of Microbacterium sp. BK668 genomic DNA:
GGGGTGAGGCGGCACCCGAGCTGAGCGGCGAAGGGCGCCGACTGATGCGAGGTCGCCGCGACGAAGACGCCGTCGACCGTGCGCTGTCCGCCGTCCGTCAGCGTCAGGACCATTCCGCCGTCGGCCCGGCGCGCTTTCCGCACGGTCCCCGGTGACAGCGCGACGACATCGGCGACGATCGGCCGCAGCATGGCTTCGAGAAGACGCGCATGCTCGCCGTCGGCGAGAAGGGCGACCACGCGGCCGGCGTACTCGTGTCCGTGGCAGAACGGGCATTGGGCGACCTCCCGGCCCCACGCCTCGGCGAGACCGGGGATCGCGGGGAGCACGTCCCGCATCCCCGTCGCGAGCACGACGCTGCGTGCGCGGAGCGATCCGCCCGAGGTCGTCACGACGAATCGGCCGTCCCCATCCTTCTCGATCGTCATCACCTCGTCGTCGCGCACCTCCACGTCGTCGTACGCGCTCAGCTCCTCGCGCCCTATGCGGCGGAGCTCTGCAGGTGAGCGGCCGTCGTTGGTCAGCAGGTTGTGGGAGTGGGCGACCGTCTCGTTGCGGTACCGGCCCGAGTCGAACAGAACGGTCCGCCGGTGCATCCGCGCGAGCGTGAGACCGGCCTGGAGGCCGGCGGGGCCGCCACCGATCACGACGGCGTCGACGTCGGGAAGAGGGATCGAGTTGCGCATGAACCGATGATGTGCCTTCATGTCGACATGAAGTCAAGCCGGTCGATCGGCGACGCCGCGACGCAGTTCGGGCTCGAGGTCCTGGTCGACGAGGTCATGGCCGGCGGCGCGCGGTGGACGGCGGAGCGGCTCGCTGCGGCCGAGCCTCCTCCACAGGTCGCGCCGCCGGCGTGAACGAGGATCCCGGGCGCGCGCGGGTCGCGGCATCCATCCCGCTCGTTACCATGAATCGGTGATCGCGCCGCCTCTCTCCCGCGAACAGGAGGCGCTGTTCCGGCTCATCGAAGACACCCGCGAGCACGTGTTCGTCACCGGGCGTGCGGGCACGGGCAAGTCGACCCTCCTCCAGCACCTCGCGTGGAACACGACGAAGCAGATCGCGGTGTGCGCGCCGACCGGGGTCGCCGCGCTCAACGTCGAGGGCCAGACCATCCACTCCCTCTTCAAGCTGCCGCTGGGCATCATCGGCTCGACCGACGAGCCGCAGTCCGATGCGACGCGCAAGCTGCTCAACGCCATCGACACGCTCGTGATCGACGAGATCTCGATGGTCAACGCCGACCTCATGGACGCGATCGACCGCGCGCTGCGCATGGCGCGCGGGCGGCGCGGCGAGCCCTTCGGCGGCGTGCAGATCGTCATGTTCGGCGACCCGTATCAGCTCGCCCCCGTACCGCCGAGGGGCGATGAGCTGCGGTACGTCCGCGACCACTACCGCTCGTTCTGGTTCTTCGACGCGCACGTCTGGACCGGGGGCCGTGCAGCTCTGCGCGACGGGCCGTCGCTCGACGGGTTCGCCGAGCTCGGGCCGTTCGGGGCGCAGCTTCACATCCGTGAGCTCGTCGACATCCACCGGCAAGCCGACCCCGGCTTCAAGGCGCTGCTAAACGCCGTGCGTCACGGGATTGTGACCGCCGAGATGGCCCAGGTCCTCAACGACACCGGGGCCCGCCGCCCGCCCGAGCCCCGCGAGGGCGAAGTTCCGATCATCACGCTCGCCACGCGCAACGACATCGTCAACAGCATCAACCGTCGTCATCTCGATGCGCTCGGCGGACGCCTCCAGACCGCGCAGGCCGAGGTGAACGGTGACTTCGGGCGAGGCGACGCCTACCCCGCGGACGTCGAGCTGCAGCTCAAGGTGGGCGCCCAGGTGATGTTCCTGCGCAACGACATCGCCTCGTTCGGCGAGCCGCCCCGCTGGGTCAACGGCACGATCGGCACCGTCACGCGCATCGCGGGCGGCACCGTTCGGGTCGAGGTCGAGGGCAAGGAGTTCGACGTCGAGCCGGCCGTATGGGAGAAGTTCCGCTACTCGTACGACCCGGGCTCGCGCTCGCTGTCGCGCGACGTCGTCGCGGAGTTCACCCAGTTCCCGCTCCGACTGGCGTGGGCCGTGACGATCCACAAGTCGCAGGGCAAGACCTACGACCGCGCCGTCATCGACCTCGGGTCGGGCGCGTTCGCGCCGGGCCAGACGTATGTCGCACTGTCGCGGCTCACCTCGCTCGAGGGGCTGTATCTCACGCGGCCGCTGCGGCCGCGCGACATCCAGGTCGACCCCGATGTGCGCCGCTTCATGGCGGACGTGCGGCGGGCCGCGGCATCCTGAGCCCGTTCTCCGGCGCGCTTCGTCTCGCTTCGCCCGCTCGACGACCGAGGTTGCGGAACGAAAGGGCGCGCGGTGACCGACGTCAGGCCACCTGGATGGCCTTCGCGGCGGCGAGGTCCTCGAACAGCTCGGTGTTGAAGCGATAGGCGAGGAGGACCTCGTCGATCACGCGCTCCTTCTCGGCGTCGTCCCACGGCGCGGCGTCGAGCTGGTCGCGATAGACGTCTTTGAAGGCCTTGGGGTCGGCGATGTCGCCGAAGAGGTAGAACCCGATGCCGTTGGTCTCGAACCCGAACCGGCGGGCCATGAGACGGCCGATGAACTGCCCGCCGGAGAGGTCACCGAGGTAGCGCGTGTAGTGGTGAGCGACGAAGCCGCCCGCCCACGTCGCGCCGACCTGCTGGATGCGGTCGACGTACCGACGCGTCGTGGGAAGCGGCTCGATGCGGTCGCGCCAGTCCGGCCCGATGAGGAACTCCAGGTCGGCCTCGATGGCAGGGAGACGCGTGAGCTTGTCGCTGATGAAGACGGATGCCACCGGGTCGAGGCGCATGCGCTGCGCGGCCGCCTCGAGCGCGTCGTAGATGAACCAGTGCTGCGCGACGAGGGCGATGTAGTCGTCGCGCGTGCCGGCGCCCGTGAGAAGGTCGGCCATGAAGCCGGCGTGCTCGCTGCGCGAATGCGCCGAGCCGGCGCGCTCGCGCAGGGCGGTGGAGAACCGGATCGGGTCGCTCATACCTTCACTGTAGCTCAAGGTAAGGGCGCCCTAAGTTACGAGTTCGCTAAGAATGCGGCCTCGGCTCGACGCCCAGGCGGGCGCACGCGGCGTCGTACAGCGCCACGATCTCGCGGCGCACCTGCGGGCGCTCGGCGATCGGGCCGTGGGGCCACGGAACGCGGACGGCTTCCGTGCCGCCGTCGCCGCGTTGCGCCAGCCACTCGCCGCCGTCGCCGTCGAATCCCGCCATCGTCGCCGCCGTATAGTCGCGTCGGGGTCCGAAGGCGCGTGCGATCAGAAGGCTGTCGCCGGAGTGGTCGCCGTTCATATGCCGGAGCACACCAGCCACCACCGCGTCGTCGAATCTGAACGTCATGCGCTCAGCCTAGGAGTGGGGGAGCGGAGGGTCGGCGCATCTGTGTTTAGATGATGGGACGATCACCGGGGGGTGAGAGCTTGAGGCACCCTAGCCGCCTCCGCCGGAGTCACGGCGTCATGGCGTTCGCGCTCGCTCTGTCCCTCGGGCTCGTCGCGTGCTCAGCTCCGTCCGCAGCGAAGGTCGACCTCCCCGCGCAGACCGATGCGCCGCTCGGCGACGACACGGTGGCGCAGCTTCAGGATGCTGTCACCCACGCCATGGCGGCGACGGGATCGCCCGGGGCCATCGTCGGCGTCTGGGCTCCGTGGGCGGGCTCGTGGGTGGCGGGGCTCGGGACGACGCAGCCCGGGGGAGCCGGCACAGCCGTCTCGACCGATCAGAGGTTCCGTGCCGCCCAGATCACCCGTGCCATGACCTGCGACGTGCTGTACGCGCAGGTGGAACGGGGCACGGTCGCCCTCGACGACCCCGTCACCGACTACGTCGCGGGCGTCGCCGACCTCACCGACGTGACTCTCGGCGACCTCTGCGACGGCACGTCGGGCATCGGCTCCTACGCCGGCCAGCTCACGCCGCTGTGGTTCACCAAGCCCGACCGCGTCTGGAATCCGCACGAGCTCGCGAGCTACGGCCTCGGGCTGGAGCGGACCGTACCGCCCGGCACGTCGTACCGCGACTCCGATGCCGGGTACGTGCTCCTCGGGCTCGCCCTGGAGAAGGCGACGGGGGAGACGGCCTCGGCGCTTCTGGAGGAGTACGTCTTCGACCGCCTGAGTCTCGATGCGACCCAGCTTCCGGCATCCGCTCCCGGCTCGGCGGACGTCCTCCCCGGCTACGTGTCGCTGGGGGCGCCCGAAGGCGGCTCGAACTGCGCCGCGCCCGTCGACATGACGCAGCTCTCGCCGAGCACGGGGTACACCGACTCGGGCGTCGTGACCGATATCGACGACCTGGGCCGCTACGCCCAGTCGCTCGCCGGGAACGCCCTCGTGCCGCAGGGCTTCGACCGCCTCGCGGACGAGGTGCCGGCCCACGACGGGGCTCCCTCGTGGCTGACCGCGGGCGGCGGCGTCTACCGCGCCGGGTCGCTCGTCGGGCAGTACGGCGCGGTGCCCGGCTATGCGACGGCGGCGTTCGCCGACCCCGGCTCGGGTCTCACGGTCGCCGTCGTGCTGAACAACTCGGCGGCAGGCCCGGGCCCCGCGGTGTGGCTCGCGTGGGAGCTGGCCGCGCTCGCCTCGAAGGCTCCGGCCGCCTCTGGGCAGACCGCGCCCGAAGCGGGCCTGCCGTGGACGGCGCAGCAGTTCCGCGATTCCATCAGCGGCGCGGCCGTCTGTCCTCTGCCTTAGCGCCGTGACGGCTCGCACCGGCCAGACGCCGGCGATCCTGCTCGTGGTCGCGGGCCTGGCGTGTCAGGAGGTCGGCGCCTCCCTCGCCGTGCTGCTGTTCCCCCAGGTCGGTGCGCTCGGCATGGTGATGCTCCGGCTCGTCTTCTCCGCGGCCGTGCTGCTGCTTCTGGCGCGCCCGCGGCTGCGGGGCCACACGCGCACGGGCTGGAGAGCCGTCGTCGGATTCGGCCTCGTGCTCGCCGTCATGAACGGGCTCTTCTATCTGGCCCTGGAGCGCCTCCCGCTGGGCGTGACGGTGACGATCGAGGTGCTCGGCCCGCTGACGCTGTCCATCATCGCGGCACACCGCGCGTCGGCGTGGGTGTGGGCGGCCGTCGCCTTCGCGGGCGTCGTCGCGCTCGGCGGCGGGGGCTGGGAGCGCCTCGATCCCCTGGGAGTCGCGTTCGCCCTGGGCGCCGCGGCGAGCTGGGCGCTGTACATCCTGGCTTCGGCCCGTGTCGGGCGCGAGTTCCCCCGGCTGGACGGACTCGCGCTCGCGATGACGGTCGGCGCTGTCGTCGCGCTGCCCTTCGGCATCGTCTCGGCGGGGTCGGCGCTCCTGCGTCCCGAGATACTGGGCCTCGGCGCGGCGGTCGCCGTCCTGTCCTCGACGATCCCCTACGCCTTCGAGCTCATCGCGCTGCGCCGGCTCGCGGCATCCGCCTTCGCCATCCTCATGAGTCTCGCGCCCGCCACCGCCGCCCTCGCCGGGTGGCTCCTGCTCGGGCAGGCGCTGTCGTGGCTCGAGGTCGTCGGCATCGCGCTGGTGATCGCCGCGAGCATGGGCGCCGTGCGCTCGTCGCAGCGGGCGGCTCGCGAGACGGCGGAACCGCTCGGGTGACGGATGCCGCGGCCCGCGCTTCCGGTCGCGGTGTCGCTCCCTGTTATGCTGGCCGGACGCCGCAAGGCGTGCCTCGGGGCTGTAGTTCAATGGCAGAACTTCTGCTTCCCAAGCAGACAGCGCGGGTTCGATTCCCGTCAGCCCCTCCAATGCCCTGACGTGCCGCCGAAGGCGGTGCGGCAGGGCATTCGTGCGGCTGCCGTCGGGATCGAGCCGCCCGCGGGCGGTCCCGCTCCGCCGGAGGCTCCGCGCGCCGCGAAGCGGCGTGGGGAGTGGCGGAGTGGCCGATTCCCGTCAGCCCCTCCGACCTCCGCCGAGATGGCGCGAATCACCGTCGCGCGGCGCGTGCACCTGTCATCCGTGCGATCTCGACTCCAGGGAGACGTCGCGCGAGGACGCGGGGCGGGCGCGGCGCGGGGAGGCGGGACGCGGGGCGGGCGCGGCAGGAGGCGGCGTGGTCGGGTGCCGGGGCCGGCGCGGGGCATCGCGCTCGCCGGGCGCGGATAGGGTGGGATCGTGCTGCTCTCGGACCGCGACATCCGCCGTGAGATCGACGCTTCGAGGATCGCGATCGAGCCCTGGGAGCCCGGCATGGTGCAGCCCTCGAGCGTCGATGTGCGCCTCGACCGCTACTTCCGGCTCTTCGACAACCACAAGTACCCGTTCATCGATCCGGCCGAGGACCAGCCCGACCTGACGCACCTCATCGAGGTCGCCCCCGACGAGCCGTTCATCCTGCACCCGGGCGAGTTCGCGCTCGGCTCGACGTTCGAGCTCGTCGGGCTCCCGGACGACGTCGCGGCCCGGCTCGAGGGCAAATCGTCGCTCGGCCGGCTGGGGCTTCTCACGCACTCGACGGCGGGATTCATCGATCCGGGCTTCAGCGGTCACGTGACGCTCGAGCTCTCCAACGTCGCGACCCTCCCGATCAAGCTGTGGCCGGGGATGAAGATCGGGCAGCTCTGCTTCTTCCGCCTCTCGTCGGCCGCCGAGACGCCGTATGGCGCCGGGCCGTACGGCAACAGGTATCAGGGGCAGCGGGGGCCGACGGCATCCCGCTCCTTCCAGAACTTCCACCGCACGGATGTCGGGACCACCGACGCCGGGTCGCGCGGCGCCTGACCCTCCGGCACAACAGAGGGGATCTGCGCAACAGAGGGGATCTGCGCATCAGAGGGGCCGGACGCGCCTCCTGATCCTTCGAAGCGCCGATCTCCTCAATCGTGCGGCGACGCCGCCGCGGCTCACGCGTCCTTCTGCGGAAGGATGAGCGAGAACCTCGTCGTCGGCGTCGACTCGAGGAGGAGGTGCCCTCCGAGCGCCTCGGCGAGCTCCGCCGAGAGGGCGAGTCCGATCCCCTCGCCCCCGTTGGTGCTCTTGCCCGGCGTGCGCTGGAAGATCGCGTTGCCGCTCGGGCGCGGACCTTCGTCGCCCACGCGGACCGTGACGTAGCCGTTCGCCCGAGTGCCCGACACCGTGATGAGGCCCCGCCCGTGCTGCAGCGCGTTGTGGATCAGCACGTCGAGGATCTGGTTCGTCGGCGCGGGGACGCTCGTCGCGCCGGGGGCGACCGACTCGACCCGGATCCCGCGCTTCTGGGCCACCGCCTGCGTGCGCCAGCGGTCGCCTGCCTGCGTCAGCATGGGGCCGAGGTCCACCGATTCGTCGGCCCCGGGGGTCGCGCCGCGGGCCAGCGCGAGGAGCTGCGCGATGGCATCCGACAGCCGGTCGATCTCGCGGAGCGCGTGCTCCAGCTGCTCGCGCACGACCGGTGCGGTCTCGGGCCACAGCGAGACGTCCTCGAGCTCGAGGCGCAGGGCCGTGATGGGGGTGCGCAGCTGGTGGGAGGCGTTCGCGGCGAACTCGTGCTCGCGGCGGATGCGCTGCTCGAGGGTGCTCGCGCTCGACCGCAGCGCCTCCTCGATCGCCCTCGCCTCGGGGATGCGGGCGGCGGGAGCCTCGTCGTCGAGAGGGCCTTCGCCCACCTTGCGCGCCAGCGCGGCCAGGCGCACGAAGGGTGCCGAGAGCCGGCGCGCGAGGAGCACCGCGACGACCGCCGAGACCACCATGAGGCCGATGCCGAGCACCACGACCGGCATGACCGCCTCTTGCACGCGCTCCGAGATGAGGGCGCCCGAGCGGCTGAAGGTGACACTGCCGCCGCCTTCGACCGGGGCCGTCGAGGAGAGGTCGTCGGACTCCGGCGCGTCGCCGGCCTCGACGGTGGCTCCGTCGGGCGCGACGTACACGACGTGCTCGCCGGGCTGGAGAACCGAATCGAGGAACTCCGCCGAAACGTCCGCGTGCGCATCACGCTCGGCGACGAGGACCGACATGAAATCGGTGGCCCGCACGACCCGGCGCTCCTCGCTGGTCTGGATCAGGTCGGCGACGATGTACGCCCGCGGGATACCGTAGAGCGCGATGATGCCGACCGCCATCGCGACGAAAGCGATGATGAGGCGTTCACGCATCCGCCGCCCCGTCGTCGAGGCGGAAGCCGATGCCGCGGATCGTCGTGATCCGCACATCGGCGCCCGAGTCCTCGAGCTTCTGCCGGAGTCGTGCGATCGTCACGTCGAGGGTCTTCGTCGAGCCGAACCAGTTCTCGTCCCACACCTCGTCCATCACCTTCTCGCGCGTCACGACGCTTCCGCGCTGCCGGTCGAGGTTCGCGAGCAGGTCGAACTCCTTCGTGCTGAGCGAGATCTCGCGGTCGCCAGCGAAGGCGCGGCGCGCATCGGGATCGACGGTGAGGGCGGTTCCGGATGCCGTGGCCGCGGCGGCCGCGGGCGTCGACGCCGATGAGGCCGACGACGCGCGTCGCAGCAGGGCGCGCAGCCGCGCCAGCAGTTCGGCGAGCGCGAACGGCTTCGCGATGTAGTCGTCGGCCCCGACATCCAGCCCCACGACGCGATCGAGTTCGCCGTCGCGCGCCGTCAGGATGACGATCCCGCCCTCGAACCCCTCGTCGCGAACGCGACGGCAGACATCGAGCCCGTCCATGTCGGGAAGCCCGAGATCCAGCACGACCAAAGACGGCCCATCCGCGAGCACGCGTTGGATCGCCTCGGCTCCTGCCGCCACGCGCTCGACCTCGTAGCCCTCACGGGTCAGCGTCCGGACAAGGGGAAGCGCGATGCCGTCGTCGTCCTCGACGACAAGGATGTGCTGCCCCACGACGTCGATGCTATCGAGGTCTCCGGGGGCATCGGCGGCACCGGGGCGGGGGGTGTCGCGATCGTCGGGGGTGCCGGGCGCGTCCACTAGAACTCCCTGTCCACGGCGCCTGTCTCGGTGACGGGCGCGTTCGTCGAGGTCGTGCCGCCGAGGTCGGTGGCGAGGCTGGAGGGGGTCCAGATCATGTGAGCCGCCGCCGAGGTGGGAACCGTGCGGAGGGCCCCGCCCGTGCTCAGGGTGCCGACGGCGATCTGCACCACCGTGACGGTGAAGCCGTTGACGGTCGCCGTCGTCGCGGTCATGGTCGCGGTCCACTGCGAGGACTTGCGGTTCTTGATGTAGTCGCCGCGGAGGTTCACCGTGCCGAGGTTCACGGCGGTCGTGCCCTTGAGGACGTCGAGGGCGTCGTCACTGCTGGTCGAGCCGATCAGGTTGCCGTCGCGCACCCGGAGCGTGACCGCCGTCGAGGAGCCGTCCCAGCCCGACGCGATGCTGCCGGGGTTCATGCGCGTGCTGTAGGTGAACGTGACGGCGTCGCCCGTGTCGAGTCGCCCGGCCGTGCCGGTGCCGTTCGCCGTCTGCACGTCGACGCCTCGCACGGGGCGGTTGTCGACGCTGCGGGACGACACCACGCCCGAGATCGTCTGCTTGCCGGCCTTGTCGATCATGACGGCGCGCAGGTCGTACAGGCCGTCGGCGACGGCCTTGGTGTTCCAGGGGCAGGTGAACGGAGCCGTAGTCGGGGCGCAGATCGCCGTCCACGCGCTGGAACCGGTCGGTGCGTACTGGATCGTCACGCTCGCGATGCCCGCGGTGGAGTTGGCGGTGGCGGCCAGCGTCTCGACGCCGGTCAGGTGCGCGCCCGGATCCTCCATGGCGACCGAAGCCACCGAGTTGTCGACGAGGCGCCCGTGCGTCGCGTTCGACATCGTCGTCTGGCCCGAGGCATCCGTCGCCACCGCGCGGAAGACGTAGCTGCCGTTCGCGAGGGTGGTCGTGCCGAAGCGGCAGGTGTAGGGCGGCAGCGTGAGCGTGCAGGCGTCGGTCCAGCCGTTCGTTCCGGCCGGTGCGTACTGGAGGACAACCTTCGCCACGCCGGATTGGCCGTCGGAGGCGTTGGCGGTGAGGGTGACGGTGCCGCTCAGGGGTGACCCGGGGTCGACCATCGACACGGTCGGCGCCGTGTTGTCGACGAGGACGTCGCTCACGACGTTGGAGTACGTCGTCACGCCGTTGTAGGTGGCGGCGGAGCGCAGGTCGTACGACTCGCCGTTGGTGAAGCCCTTCGCGGTGGTGTCCCAGACGCACGTGTAAGGGGCGGCGAGGTTGGTGCAGAGCGGGCTCCACGCGGCCGTTCCGGCCACGGCGTACTCGACGCGGACCACGTAGGGCCCCACCCCCGTGTTGACGAGGGTCGTCGAGAGCGTCAGGGAGCGGACGGCGAAATCGCCCGGGTCGGCCAGCACGACGCCGATGGTGTTGCCGACGGTCGCGGCGACGGGGGTCGAGGTGGCGGAGTAGCCGGCCTTGTCGGTCGCGACGGCCCGCAGGCTGTACGACCCGTCCGCGACGGTGCGCGTATCCCACGAGCACGCGTACGGCGCGGCGGATGCGGTGCACAGCGTCGTCCACGTCGTCGAGCCCGCGGCCTGGAAGGAGAGGACGACCTGCGCGATCCCGGTCTGCGCGTCGGCGGCGCTCGCCGTGATCGTCACGACGTCGCGGAGCGTGCCGGCCGGCGGCTGGACGCTGACCGCGGGCGGGGTCCAATCCGCTGCGGCGCCGACGCGGTTCGAGGGGTTCACGCTCTGCGCCGTGAAGGAGGCGGAGGAGAACCCCGGTGCCATCGCGGTCGTCGCGAGGAGGAAGACGACGGCGAGCACGACGAGGACCGCGTTGCGCAGGGCGGCGGAGCTCATCGGGTTCCTTCAGTCGGGACAGCGGGTGTCTTCGACGTTACGCAGGCGCTGGTTACAGGCAGGCCACAGCCGCTCCTCGCCGGAGCAACAATCGAGGGCCGCTCACCGAGCGGGAATCACAGCCGCCGCGAGGTGCGGGCGGTCGTGCGCCACGATGCGAGCAGCAGGCACGAGAGCGCGACGAGCACGCCGTCACGGATCGTCCAGGGATCGCGGGGCAGGCCCGGCGCGCCGACCGTGTGAAGAAGGAGCACCAGGACGAGGGTCGCGGCGGAGACCACGATCATGCCGAGGCGGGACTCGAAGCACTGCGCCGTCAGGAACCGGGCGGCCGCGAGGAGCCCGGCCGCTCCGATCACCGCCCAGACCAGTGAGATGGGGCTGCGGAGAGGATCGCCGGCGGCAGCGGCGACGAGATCGATCGTCGACAGGGCGACGAGGATGGCCGCCGCCGCCCAGGCGAGCGGGCGACGGCGGCCGAGTGCACGAGCGGAAGCCATGGGGATCTCCATCGGGTCGTGGATGATGCGCACGGCGGCTCGTGCCGTGCCGGCGCTCAGGGCGCGGCAGCCGGGAGAGCCGGCGAGGGGTGCTCCACCGGAAGCGCTGTCGAGGCGGCGTCCGCGGGAGCGGGAGCCTCCTCGTCGCGCCGGCGGGAGGTTCGCACGAGGTCGCGCAGGAAGAGCAGGGCGACGACTGCGGCGGGAACGCCGATCGCCAGCATCCTGATCCCCGGCGCAGACAGGGCGATGAAGGCCCAGCCGACCGCCGGGATCCAGCCTTCGACACGGGGCTGGACGACGTCGGCGAGCGTGAACGTCCACGGGTCGACCGTCGCGTTGGCATCGCCCTTCGTCCGGAAGACGAGCGAGCCGCTGCCGTCAGGGTTCGGCTCGACGGAGACGATCCGGTGGGTGACGAGTTCGGACAGGCCCGACTCGGCGGGCGGGAGGTAGGTGATGATGTCACCGGGCTCGAGGTCGCTCACGGGCACCTGGCGTTCGAGCACCAGCGTGCCGCGCTCGAAGGTGCCCGACATCGACGCCCCCGTGATGACGTAGCGGTCGAAGCCGAGCAGGCCCGGCACGAACATGAGCGCCGCGACGGCGCAGGCCACGACGGCCGCGATCACGATGGCCGTGTTCCCCAATGCCTTGATCGTCGTCGCGGCGCTCATGTCGTTCCCCCTCCCTGGGTCTCAGGTCACTGGTTGTAGGTCGTGGCGGCCGTCTGCGTGGAGTTCCACGTGTACGTGGCCGTCGCCATCTTGCCCTGCTCCTCGTTGCCGGCGGCCTGCGCGAGGGTCACGCTGAACGTGTACTCGCGGGCCTCGCCCTTCGCGAAGAGGCCGAGGTCGACGGGGGCCGCGCCGGTGAGAGCACCGAACGTGCCCGACCACACGGGGGTCGTCGACCCGGCCGCGGTGATCGTGAGCGCGAGGTTCGACTTCGTCGTGAAGCCGTTGACGGCGTTCTCGCTGAGCTTGATGTTCGCCGGAAGCGAGCCGGAGTTGGTGATCGTGACCTTGCCGGTGAGGGTGTCGCCCGGCTTGAGGTCGGAGAGGTTGAAGATCGCGCTGCCGGCACGCGAGTTGGTCTGCTGCAGCGTGCCGGTGGTGAAGGCGTTGGCGCTGTTGACCGAGTTCGCGACGAAGTCGGCTCCCGAGCCGACCGCGATCGCGGAGGCGATCAAGAGACCGGCGAGCGGGACGAGGACGCGCTTGCGAGAGCGGACGGCCTTGCCGGCCGGAGTCTGGGTGGCGGTGGTGCTCATGGAGCGGATTCCTGTTCTGACGGAGCGTGCATCGACAGGAATGACGCTACGGAGGCGTCGGCAACGGGATTCCTACAGGGATGCCACACGCGTTCCAGGGCTCGGACACAAGTGGGCTCGAGTGCAACGGCCCGGCGTCCGCCGCCGGTCAGTCCGGCGTCTCGGCCTTTGCGTGCGCGGCGAGATCGGCGACGCGCGCGAGGCCGCCCACCGCGAAGGCGGTGACGGCGTCGAGCGACTCGTCTGCCGCCAGGATGCGGTTGTGCCCGAGGCCGCGCGTGAGGAGCAGCCGGGCGCGACGCC
This region includes:
- a CDS encoding NAD(P)/FAD-dependent oxidoreductase, with the protein product MRNSIPLPDVDAVVIGGGPAGLQAGLTLARMHRRTVLFDSGRYRNETVAHSHNLLTNDGRSPAELRRIGREELSAYDDVEVRDDEVMTIEKDGDGRFVVTTSGGSLRARSVVLATGMRDVLPAIPGLAEAWGREVAQCPFCHGHEYAGRVVALLADGEHARLLEAMLRPIVADVVALSPGTVRKARRADGGMVLTLTDGGQRTVDGVFVAATSHQSAPFAAQLGCRLTPSGGIEIDAMGRTSVPGVYAGGDLAHVAAAPGPLVSLAAAIAAGQLAAATCVRELAARDLGDA
- a CDS encoding AAA family ATPase, which produces MIAPPLSREQEALFRLIEDTREHVFVTGRAGTGKSTLLQHLAWNTTKQIAVCAPTGVAALNVEGQTIHSLFKLPLGIIGSTDEPQSDATRKLLNAIDTLVIDEISMVNADLMDAIDRALRMARGRRGEPFGGVQIVMFGDPYQLAPVPPRGDELRYVRDHYRSFWFFDAHVWTGGRAALRDGPSLDGFAELGPFGAQLHIRELVDIHRQADPGFKALLNAVRHGIVTAEMAQVLNDTGARRPPEPREGEVPIITLATRNDIVNSINRRHLDALGGRLQTAQAEVNGDFGRGDAYPADVELQLKVGAQVMFLRNDIASFGEPPRWVNGTIGTVTRIAGGTVRVEVEGKEFDVEPAVWEKFRYSYDPGSRSLSRDVVAEFTQFPLRLAWAVTIHKSQGKTYDRAVIDLGSGAFAPGQTYVALSRLTSLEGLYLTRPLRPRDIQVDPDVRRFMADVRRAAAS
- a CDS encoding biliverdin-producing heme oxygenase, which encodes MSDPIRFSTALRERAGSAHSRSEHAGFMADLLTGAGTRDDYIALVAQHWFIYDALEAAAQRMRLDPVASVFISDKLTRLPAIEADLEFLIGPDWRDRIEPLPTTRRYVDRIQQVGATWAGGFVAHHYTRYLGDLSGGQFIGRLMARRFGFETNGIGFYLFGDIADPKAFKDVYRDQLDAAPWDDAEKERVIDEVLLAYRFNTELFEDLAAAKAIQVA
- a CDS encoding DUF2470 domain-containing protein produces the protein MTFRFDDAVVAGVLRHMNGDHSGDSLLIARAFGPRRDYTAATMAGFDGDGGEWLAQRGDGGTEAVRVPWPHGPIAERPQVRREIVALYDAACARLGVEPRPHS
- a CDS encoding serine hydrolase domain-containing protein translates to MAFALALSLGLVACSAPSAAKVDLPAQTDAPLGDDTVAQLQDAVTHAMAATGSPGAIVGVWAPWAGSWVAGLGTTQPGGAGTAVSTDQRFRAAQITRAMTCDVLYAQVERGTVALDDPVTDYVAGVADLTDVTLGDLCDGTSGIGSYAGQLTPLWFTKPDRVWNPHELASYGLGLERTVPPGTSYRDSDAGYVLLGLALEKATGETASALLEEYVFDRLSLDATQLPASAPGSADVLPGYVSLGAPEGGSNCAAPVDMTQLSPSTGYTDSGVVTDIDDLGRYAQSLAGNALVPQGFDRLADEVPAHDGAPSWLTAGGGVYRAGSLVGQYGAVPGYATAAFADPGSGLTVAVVLNNSAAGPGPAVWLAWELAALASKAPAASGQTAPEAGLPWTAQQFRDSISGAAVCPLP
- a CDS encoding EamA family transporter, with translation MTARTGQTPAILLVVAGLACQEVGASLAVLLFPQVGALGMVMLRLVFSAAVLLLLARPRLRGHTRTGWRAVVGFGLVLAVMNGLFYLALERLPLGVTVTIEVLGPLTLSIIAAHRASAWVWAAVAFAGVVALGGGGWERLDPLGVAFALGAAASWALYILASARVGREFPRLDGLALAMTVGAVVALPFGIVSAGSALLRPEILGLGAAVAVLSSTIPYAFELIALRRLAASAFAILMSLAPATAALAGWLLLGQALSWLEVVGIALVIAASMGAVRSSQRAARETAEPLG
- the dcd gene encoding dCTP deaminase, with protein sequence MLLSDRDIRREIDASRIAIEPWEPGMVQPSSVDVRLDRYFRLFDNHKYPFIDPAEDQPDLTHLIEVAPDEPFILHPGEFALGSTFELVGLPDDVAARLEGKSSLGRLGLLTHSTAGFIDPGFSGHVTLELSNVATLPIKLWPGMKIGQLCFFRLSSAAETPYGAGPYGNRYQGQRGPTASRSFQNFHRTDVGTTDAGSRGA
- a CDS encoding HAMP domain-containing sensor histidine kinase, which gives rise to MRERLIIAFVAMAVGIIALYGIPRAYIVADLIQTSEERRVVRATDFMSVLVAERDAHADVSAEFLDSVLQPGEHVVYVAPDGATVEAGDAPESDDLSSTAPVEGGGSVTFSRSGALISERVQEAVMPVVVLGIGLMVVSAVVAVLLARRLSAPFVRLAALARKVGEGPLDDEAPAARIPEARAIEEALRSSASTLEQRIRREHEFAANASHQLRTPITALRLELEDVSLWPETAPVVREQLEHALREIDRLSDAIAQLLALARGATPGADESVDLGPMLTQAGDRWRTQAVAQKRGIRVESVAPGATSVPAPTNQILDVLIHNALQHGRGLITVSGTRANGYVTVRVGDEGPRPSGNAIFQRTPGKSTNGGEGIGLALSAELAEALGGHLLLESTPTTRFSLILPQKDA
- a CDS encoding response regulator transcription factor, with the protein product MGQHILVVEDDDGIALPLVRTLTREGYEVERVAAGAEAIQRVLADGPSLVVLDLGLPDMDGLDVCRRVRDEGFEGGIVILTARDGELDRVVGLDVGADDYIAKPFALAELLARLRALLRRASSASSASTPAAAAATASGTALTVDPDARRAFAGDREISLSTKEFDLLANLDRQRGSVVTREKVMDEVWDENWFGSTKTLDVTIARLRQKLEDSGADVRITTIRGIGFRLDDGAADA